In the Anguilla anguilla isolate fAngAng1 chromosome 7, fAngAng1.pri, whole genome shotgun sequence genome, one interval contains:
- the LOC118231043 gene encoding DNA damage-inducible transcript 4-like protein, producing MVATSTLKNKNTECFSELIDRRHDQACIEDELDYWDHSLAEPALNTEAVFEDRTCQQLVKMLESCLSRAKKTTLNCSEVLVPEKLTRRIARDVVRLSAGEPCGLRGCVLHVLLEAEGGCKRLERVAYDPSVVPTFELTLVFKQDGSAWPSLRDFFLIGTCFAPGFRHALKLSPGFRLIKRKLYSSSAGTVVEEY from the exons ATGGTTGCAACaagcacactgaaaaacaaaaacacggaATGTTTCTCGGAACTGATAGACCGTAGACATGATCAGGCTTGCATCGAAGATG AGTTGGACTACTGGGACCACAGCCTGGCCGAGCCGGCGTTGAACACGGAGGCGGTGTTCGAGGACCGGACGTGCCAGCAGCTGGTCAAGATGCTGGAGAGCTGCCTGTCGCGGGCCAAGAAGACCACGCTGAACTGCTCGGAGGTGCTGGTCCCGGAGAAGCTGACGCGAAGGATAGCGCGCGACGTGGTGCGGCTGTCGGCGGGCGAGCCCTGCGGCCTGCGGGGCTGCGTCCTGCACGTGCTCCTGGAGGCCGAGGGCGGCTGCAAGCGGCTGGAGCGCGTGGCCTACGACCCCAGCGTGGTGCCCACCTTCGAGCTGACGCTGGTCTTCAAGCAGGACGGCAGCGCCTGGCCCAGCCTGCGGGACTTCTTCCTCATCGGCACCTGCTTCGCGCCCGGCTTCCGCCACGCCCTCAAGCTCAGCCCGGGCTTCCGCCTTATCAAGAGGAAGCTGTACTCGTCCTCGGCCGGGACCGTCGTGGAAGAGTACTGA